In the Streptomyces sp. SJL17-4 genome, TGACCGTCGTCGACGCCACCCGGCCCGCCGCCCGCGACACCGCCGCCCACCACGCCGACGTGGCGCTGATCAGGGCCTCGTCCGCCGAGGAGGCCGCGGCCCTCCGCGCCGAACTGCGGCAGGGCGCCCGCGCCCACGGCCGGGACCCCGGACAGCTGCGCGTCCTGCTCTCGGCGACCGTCGACCTCGACGCGTACGAGGGCGGGCCCGGGGCGCTCGCCGAACTGATCGCCGGCTGGCACGGCGGCTGCGCCATCGACGGTTTCCACCTCGTGCCGGCCGTGCCCGAGCGTGACCTGGAGCGGTTCACCGCCGACACCGTCACCCGGCTGCGCGACCGCGGGCTCTTCCGTACGGCCTACGAGGGCGCCACCCTCCGCGACCACCTGGGGCTCGTCCGCCCCGTCAGCCAGTACGCCACCGCAGCACGGGCGACGACGGGAGCACCGGCGTGAGCCGCCACCAGGGCCGGAAGCAGATCCATCTCGCCGCGCACTTCCCCGGCGTCAACGCCACCACCGTCTGGGCCGATCCGCGCTCCGGTTCGCAGATCGACTTCTCCTCCTTCGAGCATCTCGCCAGGACCGCGGAGCGCGGCCTCTTCGACTTCTTCTTCCTGGCCGAGGGGCTGCGGCTCCGTGAGCACAACGGCCGCATCCACGACCTCGACGTCGTCGGCCGGCCCGAGTCGATCACCGTCCTGAACGCGCTCGCCGCCGTCACCGAGCGGCTCGGCCTGGCCGGTACGGTCAACGCCACCTTCAACGAGCCGTACGAACTGGCGCGGCGGCTCGCCTCGCTCGACCACCTCAGCGCGGGCCGGGCCGCCTGGAACGTCGTCACCTCCTCGGACGCCTTCACCGGCGAGAACTTCCGGCGCGGCGGCTTCCTGGACCGGGCCGACCGGTACACCCGGGCCGCCGAGTTCCTCGCCACGGCCCGGGAGCTGTGGGACTCCTGGACACCGGAGGGCAGGCAGCGGCCCTTCTTTCACAGCGGGCCGCAGTTCGGGATCGAGGGCGAGTTCACCGTCCCGCGCTCCCCGCAGGGACATCCGGTCGTCATCCAGGCCGGCGACTCCGACGAGGGCCGGGAGTTCGCGGCCTCGGCCGCCGACGTGGTCTTTGCCCGCTGGGGGTCCGGGGGTCACTCCACGGGAATGCACAGCTCCCGGCACTCCACCCTGGACGCCGGCCGGGAGTTCCACGCCGACGTCAAGGGGCGGCTCGCCCGGTACGGGAGGGAGCCCGGCGACCTGAAGATCATGCCCGGGGTGACGTACGTCCTCGGCGACACCGACGCCGAGGCGCAGGAGCGGGCCGGCGAGATCCGCCGTCAGCAGGTCTCCCCGCAGAACGCGATCCTCGCCCTGGAGCAGATCTGGGGCCGCGACCTGTCCGGCTACGACCCGGACGGACCGCTGCCCGACATCGACCCCGACCCCGACTCGACCCTGGTCCAGGGGCGGGTGCGGGTCGCCGACCCGGTCGGGGTGGCCAGGAAGTGGCGGGCGCTCTCCGAGGCCAAGGGCCTGTCGATCCGTCAGACGGTCGTCGAGACCACGAGCCGGCAGGCCTTCGTCGGCAGCCCGGGGACGGTGGCGGCGGCCCTGGAGGAGGCCGTCGCCACGGACGCCGCCGACGGCTTCATCCTCGTCCCGCACCTCACCCCCGGCGGCCTCGACGACTTCGTCGACCGGGTCGTCCCGCTGCTCCAGGAGCGGGGCGTGTTCCGTACGGAGTACTCCGGCACGACGCTCCGGTCGCACCTCGGGCTTCCCGAGCCCGTATGGAAGGGTGGAGCACCATGAGCACGGACAACGACAGCGACACGGGTACGGACGCGGGGGCCGACCCCCGGCAGGAGTGGCAGCACTGGCACGAGCAGCGGGAGGCCGCGGTCTCCTCCTCGTACGGTCCGCTCTCCCTCACGGGCACCCACTGGCTCTCGGACTTCCCGGAGGGGCGAATTCCGGCCGTTCCGGGGGAGTGGCGGGAGGACGGCGACGAGGTGCTCCTCAGCGCCCGCGCCGAGGACGGGATCACCGTCGACGGCAAGCCGTTCACCGGCACGGTCCGGCTCACTGCCGACCACGGCCCGATCCACGAGTCCCGCGTCGAGTCGGCGGGCCGGCGGCTCGTCGTCCTGCGGCGCGAAGGGCTGTGGGCCGTACGGGACTTCGACCCCGGCTCCGAGGCCCGGACCGCCTTCCGGGGGATCGAGGCCACTCCGTACGACGAGCGCTGGGTGGTGCCCGGCGTCTTCCGTCCGTACGAGCGGACGCGCAGCGTACGGGTGGAGAACGCCGACGGCCGCGAGCGTGGTCTCGGGCTCTCCGGGGAGCTGGTCTTCGAGCTGCACGGCGGCGAGCACACCCTCCAGGTGGCCGTCGAGGACGACGGGTCCCTGTGGGCGGTCTTCGCGGACGCCACCAGCGGCCGGGACAGCTACCGCTTCCGCTTCCTGCGCCCGGCGGCCCCGGCGGCGGACGGCTCGGTGACGGTCGACCTGAATCGCGCGCTGCTGCCGCCGTGCGCCTTCGCCGACCACTTCATCTGCCCGTTCCCGCCGCCGGGAAACACGCTCGACACCGCCGTCGCGGCGGGGGAGCGGCGGCTGGTCGCCTCCTGAGCAGGCCTTTTCAACATCGTCGTACGGACGGTGGGCGCCCCCG is a window encoding:
- a CDS encoding NtaA/DmoA family FMN-dependent monooxygenase (This protein belongs to a clade of FMN-dependent monooxygenases, within a broader family of flavin-dependent oxidoreductases, the luciferase-like monooxygenase (LMM) family, some of whose members use coenzyme F420 rather than FMN.), with the protein product MHLAAHFPGVNATTVWADPRSGSQIDFSSFEHLARTAERGLFDFFFLAEGLRLREHNGRIHDLDVVGRPESITVLNALAAVTERLGLAGTVNATFNEPYELARRLASLDHLSAGRAAWNVVTSSDAFTGENFRRGGFLDRADRYTRAAEFLATARELWDSWTPEGRQRPFFHSGPQFGIEGEFTVPRSPQGHPVVIQAGDSDEGREFAASAADVVFARWGSGGHSTGMHSSRHSTLDAGREFHADVKGRLARYGREPGDLKIMPGVTYVLGDTDAEAQERAGEIRRQQVSPQNAILALEQIWGRDLSGYDPDGPLPDIDPDPDSTLVQGRVRVADPVGVARKWRALSEAKGLSIRQTVVETTSRQAFVGSPGTVAAALEEAVATDAADGFILVPHLTPGGLDDFVDRVVPLLQERGVFRTEYSGTTLRSHLGLPEPVWKGGAP
- a CDS encoding DUF1684 domain-containing protein; translation: MSTDNDSDTGTDAGADPRQEWQHWHEQREAAVSSSYGPLSLTGTHWLSDFPEGRIPAVPGEWREDGDEVLLSARAEDGITVDGKPFTGTVRLTADHGPIHESRVESAGRRLVVLRREGLWAVRDFDPGSEARTAFRGIEATPYDERWVVPGVFRPYERTRSVRVENADGRERGLGLSGELVFELHGGEHTLQVAVEDDGSLWAVFADATSGRDSYRFRFLRPAAPAADGSVTVDLNRALLPPCAFADHFICPFPPPGNTLDTAVAAGERRLVAS